ACGGTTAAAAGAATGTAGCTCTTCTTTGTGCTGCTGTACATTTATTGTCAGCTGGGGAGACCGATTTGATCATAAAACTGACATGCCATTTTCTATTGTGTCTCCTTGGATGATTATTCTTATGTTTACCATACcatttagctttattttgtttatgtcCAGGTGTTCAAATATCGAAAGGGTGcatcaaataagaaaaaaaaagagggaaattaGCATTGATTTCTGTGGCTCATATCACAGTGaagatttaaatttaattgCATATATTAAATTGCAAGGTAATgctaataaagaaaatatatgcTGCATTGCAGATTAATCCAGATTCATAAAGTCTAAATGAACTGATATCTTTCGATTCAGTTCAATAACAAAATCATTACATTAGTTTTCACAGGCCGAATGCTCACACCAGAGAATTCACTGAGCTCAGAAGGTTATTTTATTACTAAAATTAATCTTTTATTTCATAACCAGTTGAATTATTAGTTTCATTAGTTATTAGTTTACAAAATAATCAAAGGTTTGAGTAAACCTAAATGCTTTTTTTGaccattaaagaaagaaaatgtaattgCATAGTTTGGTTGGTATTTTTGTAAGTACTGCAAACTAGTTCTAAGTTTGACAGGTGTACCCAGCATGTTCATGGCTTTTTTTCTCTATAGGGTCGAAGGTGCAAAGAGGAAATGGCACTAGCATAAAAATAGTTAGATGCAGTTTTAATACACTGACTCTGaagccatttttattttgtggtaaCCTGCTTGTTTTCACTCTACAACCACAAAAGTACACCAATGTGGTATTTTAAGGCTTAACACTTTCATACTTAAACCTAACTACTTTTGGCcatcatattttaaaataccaaaaaacaaaacaaaaaaatgcaacaaaaaaactcttggagtaattttggtaagTTGGTCATTCCTGGGAAACTTCACCACTGCTCCAAGTGTTCTCCATTTCCATGTAATGGCTCTCACAGTGGTTCACTGAAgtccaaagccttagaaatgactTTGTAACTGTTCCAGACTGAGAGACAtcagttattttgtttattttttgacagACCAGTGTTAACCAGTGATGCTAGTATTGGTCAtcgtgcaaatgtactgtttataaggggaaacctgcagtcagttcagactgaagaagtcatttggatgagtgatgaaatgtttgtcCCAATGAAAACACTAGATCCAGAAGAACAGgatcaactttctgggatttccttacctagataattgagcatgcatcaagaccttTCAGAATATCACAAAATTAAACCCTATTACTGCAgtaaccaaaatacaaaacaaactaGAAGAACTGACAAACAGTAATCATACTGTATTTGCAACTATTTAAATCCACTGTCATTATAGACacgcatttttttttttcacattttcatgttGGTGCGTGTAATTAAAACCATGGTTTCATACATTACATCTATAATTCATTCCTCTACTTAAATATCAAAATACaattataaataattatccttatCACTATTAGCAACTTTTCAAAGAGACTGGTGTCTTGTGTTTCTTATACACTGTAATAAGTACAGTGCCTTTACTAACCAGCTCTCATAGAATAAAGTACTGAAGCACCTGCTGGACAGCAATAATATGGTCACTGCTTTTTCTCAACAGAAAATTTATGATGAGGACACTGAATCAGGATCCAGTCGAGGATCAATTTCCTCCTCAGTCAGAAGAGGTCATAAGATCTTTATTACAGTATCTTTAGCATTCTTACATCTCTGCCTTAATTCCTATCTTAAAATCTCCCctaatatttatttgtattttttgtctttgtatgTGGGTCTCTCTTAACCACAGGGTACCACTGctcatttgaaaaataacacatGGAGGAGTCAATATACAGAGTTGCAGAATTCAATCTATGGTCACTTCTAAGCTGATGAGACATCCAGATACACAGTTACACCGAGACTTGgacatttttctgtttcaaaGCAGGAACTGCAAGGGAACACAATCAGAGGGAGGACATCGCTACTGTAGCCTCTTCAGCTCAAGGGCACATCTCTGGCTTCGAGCATGGCAGTTTCAATCATTCACATCCCTGTTTTTAGAAGAAGCAGGCAATGAGAAGAAAGTTTGCATTAtcccatacggaaaagaaatagtaaaaacttatatgatttactcatgaaagtggccactttctcattactttcatacattgttttagtaagtatccaaaacatacaagtttcattatataatttttcaagggatcttatatctgttttcacacttatatgcttttcatacaagtttcacacaagacagatacaaactttataagatttatataaatcttttccatatgggatgggAAGAGGGACAAACATGTTGTTTCAGGGTCAGGATGAAATGCAACGCCCAGTATTAGATAAAATACAGAGTCTCTGAAACTGTAAATCAGACTTAGTGGAGTGGAGCCAAAGTATAGAACTATtacgggcgaccgtggctcagggagTTGGgaatctgtaaccggaaggtcgccggttcgatccctgggctctctgtcctggtcgttgtgtccctgggcaagacactttaccctacttgcctactggtgttggccagaggggccgatggcgcgatatggcagcctcgcttctgtcagtacacagctacaactgtagcttgcctccaccagtgtatgaatgtgagagtgaatgaatagtggtattgtaaagcgctttgggtgccttgaaaagcgctatataaatccaatccattatatGGAGCAGGAAATTAGCAATAGTAGGTGCCTTTACCACTTGCTTGAATTtgactgaatgttttttttgtttattttgttttttgtttggctgCACTATGACGTCAGACAAAGTTATTGCCATTTCAAGAAAGTATTCTTAAATCAATGGTTTACCTGGAGCTTTGTCCACTAAGGTTTTGTGAGGGAATATCACAGAATGGATAATTCCGATTAGGTTAGCTTTTAAATGTGTATAAAATCAGATGGTTATAATTTCTTGATTAATGCTACAGTCCTCCAAGACTTCATTACATCCCATCAGGGTATTCATGTTATCTAGTCAGCTTTTATTTAGATCATGTTATTGAAGTACGGATTGCTTggaattgttttaaaatgtcttgtAATTTAAAGTGAGACTTAAACTCATTAACACAAACCACTGACCCATCTGGCCATATGACATTCATTTTGTCACAAAACCCTGTTAGTACCATATATAGTATACTGTAGTATAAACAACAGTGAAGATATGCCACATCTTGTGGCCCTATCCCAGTTGTTCTAAAATACGTTGctaccatcaaattcaaaatgagtttttttaaactgttttttaaatgaaaaagtaaaatattcatataaacactcctgcatttttaattttctacTGTCAATAAAATCTGAGTTTATGAGATGTGGAAATTTTTGcatcctgtttttatttacaatttaaatAGCATCCCATCAGAACTTAGTTTGTAGAACAAAGTTTAGTGTcattcataaaacatgtgaaataAAGCGCTGGTCACAGTTTtacttttgcagaaaaagccagaccaggtgCCTGAACAAGGACCTTTACAAAAACAGCTTGGAGGAAAGGTTAGAATAACGTTGTATTTTCATTTCTCACAGTGTTTTCAGTCATGCATTCACCTTTTTCATAGCTTCCATAGTTTTTTCTGTAATTCTTGCAATGAAAAAACAGTGTTACTAATTTCTCTTAAACCTAACTGGACCATTGTGTGTGACCATAACATTATGTGTAAAagttatgttattattattattgctttctgtttctttttctaagGACTTGGGACATGTACCAAAAGTTCTTGTATGATTGTagtttactactactactgataATAATATGACAATATATTTTCTGCACTGGCATCAGATTCCTTGTCCTGATCAGGAGGAGTTTCACCTACATGGCCGCTATAACAGTTTTTGCCTAACTCGGGTTCCATTCACATTATATTGTGCATCTTCCAGTGACGAgtccagaggagagctgcctccATCCTCAAAGACCCCACACACACCCGACTGATCACACTGCTGCCCTCAGGACGAAGGTTTAGAAGTGTGAAATCCAGAACATCTCGACTCAACAACTCCTTCTTCCCCACTGCTATCAGACTCTTGAACAGCTGACCTATTTTAACAGTAACAATGATTTTTGCACATCAGGTCATCTCActcacttctgttgtgttttgtacgtgttttggattttttttacgtgtttctgagtttttacgtgcgtctgagtttttagtgttttggagtttgtacatgcttcggggtttgtacgtgctttggagtttttacgtgttttgaagtttgtatgtgctttgtctctaggggccacttgtaaatatacttttatttattcactccacataaaatgtaaccaTTAAAATATAAACACTTAAGCTAGACAGATAGTGGACAAAACCATTCAGACAAAATTAGTTTATTTCATAATAACCATTCAGACATTTTACAATGCAAATCACCAAAACTGTGTCTAGTTCTTAATTCATCCATTTCAATCTTATCTAATAAATAGGTACAatctaaaagaaaattaaataccaaaaacaaaatattctcGCACACAATCTTCCTCATAAATCCCAAACCAGATGTTGAGGTTATTTCTCAGACTGGTAGAACCAAAACTTAAATTAAATCTTGTCTTTTGCACAACCTTTACACCAAACACCAGGAACATTaaagaaataattttaaaacattGGCATATCCTTCAAAGTGATCCAAACTTACCAGGGATTTTTAAAGAACCACTAATGATTAGAGAGGTAAAAACATTAGAGATATGCTTGACAAAGCTTTCCAGGACCCTAAAACTCCAGAAATAACCTTGATAAATCATAACCTACAAGATAATCTCAAATGTGGGTCTTGCATAAACTGTCAATACacaaaaaatctaaaatgatttaaacacCCTATTAGTGGCAAGCTCATTGGCATAAAGGGTTTTATGACttgcaaaactaaaaatgtAATCTAGATGACACAGTGCCCATGCAAAAGAAACATATAAGAGAAACATCCTGGCCTCTAAAAGAATGAATTAATGAACCCAGAAGTTTGATTAATAGAAATGATTTAACCAGTCCTGTTGCaagacattttaattaaataattcacCTTTATTTTTTATCGGCATTAAAGCCATTAAACCTAGTCAAAGAAGTGGCAATATTAATtttatcagaaaaaaagaagcattctGATATTTTGTTTGAATAGTTTACAGCCTACAGGTATGGATGAGGATTTATCTATTAACCTCTTTTCCGGCgtgcagcagcggcttcgcccgcTGATCGGGCGGACCATTTTTCGGTCCCTAGGACCATGAgagggtgcatttttttttttagtcaacaggaaatgacgtatttgttgtcACGTGGTACCGGAAGTGTGCGCTGGAAAAAGGAGTCCGACGCAACATGCCCCCCGATCATCGTCGCGAGTTAACCCGGGAGAATGCACTCATTTCGGCCTCGACGAGCAGCATTTGCCGCCTGGAGACCATTTTCtggttctggaaaaaaaaataaaaggcgatcgaaatgactcttggtgccaatctttagtccatctaaaggcctaattataataacaatcaaatattacttcaaatgtttttttgggaaaatatttagttttttagttttttttttagtttttttgtaatttaaagggttaaaacaacgaaaatataattaaaactttatatgaatatttcagggagaagcagttttaaaagactgaccaatttaaagtgaaaaaaaaaattaatatttaatatttttattgcactttttggggCGTGGTCGATAGTGTGCATTTTATGAAATGcgctcctggaaaaaaaataaaaggcgatcgaaatgactCTTGAtgccaatctttagtccatctaaaggcctaattataataacaatcaaatattacttcaaatgttatttttttaaaatattgagtttttttgtttttgggggctAAAAAAACAGGGCGCTCATGAAGtaaaactgggatttaaagggttaaaacaacgaaaatataattaaaactttatatgaatatttcagggagaagtagttttaaaagactgaccaatttaaagtggaaaaaaatattaatatataatatttttattgcactttttggggAATGGACATTTATGTCCATTAGAGACCAAAGTGGATGTCTTTTTTAAGGACCCCCAAGGGTTAATGAGTTTCTGTGAACTTTGATGGCTCTGATAACTTATCCAGGAGCTCATAAAAGATCCTTAAGAAACCACTGGTTTCTGAACTCTCCACTactcaataaacaaaataaggaataataataataataataataataataataaaacattgaAAACTTTGAACTCCTTTGGAAAAAATTtggaaaaaatgcatatatttatCTTACCTCATAAGAAGTCATGCAAGCATATAACCATGTTGTTTACATTACAgtgtaaacagaagaaaaccacTAAAAGTATTATAGTTCATGCTGTCGTCATAGACAATCCTGTTCGCCTGGAGCTCCACATACACATTGTCTCCCACTTCGAGAGGGATGACCACAGCATTGCTACCCATGTCATTGGCATCACTTCCACTGGTATCCCAGACGGATGTCAGTCTTTTACCATTCTTCATGAGGCTTACAACGGAGTTGGGAACAGAGTTGAGGTTGTTAAACATTGAGAATCGAAAGAAGTACATTCCTTTGGTCATGGCTGTGAAAATCCCTGTCAAAAAATTAAAGCTGGTGAGATTTCACAGGTTTTCATGACTCCATGCAACACTTTCTCTGTTACAGAGATAATACCTGTTGAAGGATTGTAGCCACTGCCTGTGTTGGAGAAAATGTTCTTGTACCGCAGTGGAGTAGGACTGTCAAAAGGGCCAGTATTTCCAAAGCCAGAATCAAGGAGGGCTACAGAAAAGGCTACCTGAGGAATGCCTGAAAGCAACAAATTTAATAAGAATTTCCAGAACAAAATTACATTTCAATCTTACAATTAATCAAACCAGGTTGACTCATGTTACCTCCAATACGTTTCTGCAGATCCATGacttctttttcagttttttgaaGCTTGATCTCTAGAAGCGTTATTTTATCCGCAATGTTTGTGACTTTCTCTCCCACAGCTCCCAGGTCTTGAGTTATACGAGTGAAAGAGCAGACATCACAAATTTTGTCACAATCacttttaatctgagaatcACAAAGACAGCTGCCGATTGCCAGAATGAGGACTGCAAATGACTTCATCTTTGCACTTTTGTGCTCTGCTTCTCTGTTCAGAAGTCCTTGACTTTTATCTCTTCAGAGATGCAAAACAGGATGTGGCCAactgtaaac
This genomic window from Astatotilapia calliptera chromosome 16, fAstCal1.2, whole genome shotgun sequence contains:
- the LOC113007966 gene encoding complement C1q-like protein 2 isoform X2, with product MDLQKRIGGIPQVAFSVALLDSGFGNTGPFDSPTPLRYKNIFSNTGSGYNPSTGIFTAMTKGMYFFRFSMFNNLNSVPNSVVSLMKNGKRLTSVWDTSGSDANDMGSNAVVIPLEVGDNVYVELQANRIVYDDSMNYNTFSGFLLFTL
- the LOC113007966 gene encoding complement C1q-like protein 2 isoform X1 — its product is MKSFAVLILAIGSCLCDSQIKSDCDKICDVCSFTRITQDLGAVGEKVTNIADKITLLEIKLQKTEKEVMDLQKRIGGIPQVAFSVALLDSGFGNTGPFDSPTPLRYKNIFSNTGSGYNPSTGIFTAMTKGMYFFRFSMFNNLNSVPNSVVSLMKNGKRLTSVWDTSGSDANDMGSNAVVIPLEVGDNVYVELQANRIVYDDSMNYNTFSGFLLFTL